In a single window of the Balearica regulorum gibbericeps isolate bBalReg1 chromosome 7, bBalReg1.pri, whole genome shotgun sequence genome:
- the PPP1R3C gene encoding protein phosphatase 1 regulatory subunit 3C: MHCSRMIQILDPRPLPSSIMPVDVAMRICLAHSPPLKSFLSPLEDCQRNNFVNRFKPLRPCLHVKRDSEAQKSDWNHSAARAKKRVVFADSKGLSLTAIHTFSEFQEHPGWDLQFDLLGLENITSGLKLHEEKNLILGFPRPSADYLDFRNRLQKNLVCLENCTLQEKVLSGTVKVKNVSFEKKVQVRITFDTWKTYTDVECVYMNNVYSDSENDTFSFTIDLPPAISSEEKIEFCISYQSGDHTFWDNNEGQNYKILHAEWKPDGVQIPSAKKDCVDLQTPRRGQEREPDQLGSPRLSRDLFPQWQSLSCIENSSPYW; encoded by the exons ATGCACTGCAGCAG AATGATACAGATCTTGGACCCGAGACCCTTACCAAGCTCCATCATGCCCGTGGATGTGGCCATGAGAATTTGCTTAGCCCATTCTCCACCGCTGAAGAGTTTTCTTAGCCCCCTTGAGGACTGTCAAAGAAACAACTTTGTGAACAGATTCAAACCTCTCAGACCATGTCTTCATGTGAAACGTGACTCCGAAGCTCAGAAGAGTGACTGGAACCACTCAGCAGCCCGAGCCAAGAAACGAGTTGTGTTTGCGGACTCGAAGGGGCTGTCCCTGACGGCAATACACACCTTCTCTGAGTTCCAGGAGCACCCTGGGTGGGATCTTCAGTTTGACCTCTTAGGCCTTGAAAACATAACATCTGGCTTAAAGCTACATGAGGAGAAAAACTTGATTCTGGGTTTCCCTCGGCCTTCAGCTGactacctggacttcaggaacCGCCTGCAGAAGAACTTGGTCTGCCTGGAGAACTGCACCCTGCAAGAGAAGGTGCTGTCGGGCACTGTTAAAGTAAAAAACGTGAGCTTTGAAAAAAAGGTTCAAGTTCGAATTACCTTTGATACGTGGAAGACCTACACGGACGTTGAATGTGTATACATGAACAATGTTTACAGCGATTCTGAAAACGATACCTTCTCATTTACCATTGACTTGCCTCCTGCCATTTCCTCTGAAGAGAAGATagagttttgcatttcttacCAAAGTGGAGATCATACCTTCTGGGACAATAACGAGGGTCAGAATTACAAGATTCTCCATGCAGAGTGGAAGCCTGATGGTGTTCAGATACCATCTGCCAAGAAAGACTGTGTAGATCTTCAGACTCCAAGGAGAGGACAAGAGAGAGAGCCTGATCAACTAGGCAGTCCGAGGCTGTCCAGGGATCTCTTTCCCCAGTGGCAGAGCTTGAGTTGCATTGAAAATTCATCACCATATTGGTGA